One window from the genome of Eucalyptus grandis isolate ANBG69807.140 chromosome 7, ASM1654582v1, whole genome shotgun sequence encodes:
- the LOC120296211 gene encoding uncharacterized mitochondrial protein AtMg00310-like, with the protein MDSCQGSHEIAKLEGEFIDESGEGNLNQIAYTSHSSHAMSIFKIPISICKAIETKVANFWWRNSTRECFGIHWKKWEDLKIRKDEGGLGFKDLIAFNKAMLGKQAWRISQHPRSLLSKVMKGLYYPRVSFGRRQRIKILMGMASILMGRDSISPNIMFSVGNGNAISTREDKWLKSGKIGGSAMDGEPRQVAGLIDPETGNWNEHLIKTLFGDQKVQDILATPIGMPNEEDRLVWEKTKSGIYTVQSGYYANRDNPPYKKHK; encoded by the coding sequence ATGGATTCTTGCCAAGGTTCACATGAAATTGCAAAGCTGGAAGGAGAATTTATTGACGAAAGCGGGGAAGGAAATCTTAATCAAATCGCTTATACAAGCCATTCCTCGCATgccatgtctatcttcaaaatccctatttcGATTTGCAAAGCTATAGAGACGAAGGTGGCGAATTTCTGGTGGAGAAACAGTACCCGGGAATGCTTTGGGAtacattggaaaaaatgggaagatCTGAAAATCAGGAAGGACGAAGGGGGTCTTGGCTTCAAGGATCTAATAGCTTTTAATAAGGCTATGTTGGGAAAGCAAGCATGGAGAATTTCTCAGCATCCTCGGTCCTTACTAAGCAAAGTAATGAAAGGGTTGTACTATCCACGAGTGAGTTTTGGAAGGCGGCAAAGGATCAAGATCCTCATGGGGATGGCGAGTATATTGATGGGAAGAGACTCTATTTCTCCGAACATAATGTTCTCCGTTGGGAATGGTAATGCAATATCGACTAGAGAGGACAAATGGCTTAAAAGCGGAAAGATTGGTGGCTCGGCTATGGATGGGGAACCAAGGCAGGTGGCTGGTCTCATAGATCCAGAGACTGGAAATTGGAATGAACATTTGATAAAAACATTGTTTGGCGACCAAAAAGTCCAAGACATATTAGCAACACCAATCGGAATGCCTAATGAAGAGGATAGACTGGTATGGGAGAAGACCAAATCAGGGATATACACAGTTCAAAGTGGATACTATGCCAATAGAGACAATCCACCATACAAAAAGCACAAGTAG
- the LOC104446063 gene encoding putative disease resistance protein At1g50180: MAESVVSFAVETIGKLLINEAKFLWDVEGKVMDLQNELKLIQCLLRDADTKQEHDQTVREWVAQLRDLAYDAEDVIEQYILRVVPKKGQNIIKAYACFMAKCSCVRAHGVGIKIDGLRSSISNLRTSMRDYGIKPLNEGKHKHARASTPKLTYAHFEEEDFVGREDSIKLLVNELLKDGKQHRVISICGMGGLGKTTLTKKVFAHDEVKNHFDSFAWACISQEYHVRDILEGILVKLIPDEREQVKKMRDDKLLETLYMTQKQKRCIVVLDDIWTKQAWDSLRAAFPIKDTRSKLLITTRNKEVAQHIDPHCFLHEPQCLSHEESWDLLKKKTFPETKAIEPSSVGLGVGRGIVADQAVEGIARQSEMEGQIPEITEDMKELGDELLKKCGGLPLAVIVLGGLLAVNKWEMVYKNINLHFRDESGVLKVLALSYDDLPWHLKPCFLYLGGFPEDLEIPVKRVLRMWIAEGFVLVDSSDEEGETTMENVAEQYLMELVKRGLVQVRLNLIGNIKTCRLHDLMRELCVFKARHEKFLSFHNIQWDNEREGSSSSKAAEVEATCKTWRLSLYMREIGEGQVTSRVEQIKAMPHLRTLMFFSFGKSTQWMLEQFQPIFVNYKFLRVLKLEHIFVVGGNLPESVGDLVHLRFLSLAKSKFEGLPQSMGNLVCMEFLDLFMDGYARVFMPNVLWKMRRLRYLRLPYYFDVKEKFHGARKKLRLGTLKNLRTLRNFSPKKCDVNDVGKLSNLQKLNVFVWDDPIKLEIFPQIAEFNFKYLRSSSFYFKNHHSLWIEGELNKMSNYPYSCKLSIFGNIEKLPEHKNLPQQLRKLVLLFSRLEEDPMPILEKLPHLVVLVLGIFSFVGKEMVCSAGGFPQLKHLFSYGLPYLEEWRFAKGAMPHLSRLGISHCDKLRVVPSHVSTYDCWNEISKEMRKCGEI; the protein is encoded by the exons ATGGCTGAGTCTGTTGTATCGTTTGCGGTAGAGACAATAGGAAAGCTGCTCATCAACGAAGCCAAATTCTTGTGGGACGTGGAGGGCAAGGTCATGGACCTGCAAAACGAGCTGAAGCTGATCCAGTGCTTGCTGAGGGATGCGGACACGAAACAAGAGCACGACCAAACTGTTCGAGAATGGGTCGCGCAACTCCGAGACCTTGCCTATGATGCTGAGGACGTCATCGAGCAATACATCCTCAGAGTCGTGCCGAAGAAGGGACAAAACATAATCAAAGCGTATGCTTGCTTCATGGCGAAGTGCTCGTGCGTGCGAGCTCATGGTGTGGGGATAAAGATTGATGGCTTAAGATCCAGCATCTCCAATCTTAGAACGAGTATGCGGGATTATGGCATAAAACCTCTGAATGAGGGCAAGCACAAACACGCGAGAGCTTCGACGCCGAAACTGACTTATGCCCATTTCGAGGAGGAGGATTTTGTCGGAAGGGAAGATAGTATCAAGTTGTTGGTGAACGAGCTGTTGAAGGATGGTAAACAACACAGAGTTATTTCCATTTGTGGAATGGGTGGTTTGGGTAAGACCACACTCACTAAGAAAGTCTTTGCTCATGACGAAGTGAAGAACCATTTCGATAGTTTTGCTTGGGCTTGCATATCTCAAGAATACCACGTGAGGGATATATTGGAGGGAATTCTTGTTAAGTTGATCCCTGATGAAAGAGAACAGGTTAAGAAGATGAGAGATGACAAATTGTTAGAAACTCTATACATGACCCAAAAACAGAAGAGATGTATTGTGGTTCTTGATGATATTTGGACCAAACAGGCATGGGACAGTCTTCGTGCCGCATTCCCAATCAAGGACACGAGAAGCAAGCTATTGATAACAACCCGCAATAAAGAAGTAGCGCAGCATATTGATCCTCATTGTTTTCTCCATGAACCTCAGTGCTTATCACACGAGGAGAGCTGGGATCTGCTAAAGAAGAAGACGTTCCCTGAAACAAAAG CTATTGAACCTTCTTCTGTTGGACTTGGAGTTGGTCGAGGTATTGTTGCCGATCAAGCTGTAGAAGGTATTGCAAGACAATCAGAGATGGAGGGACAAATACCAG AAATCACTGAAGACATGAAGGAGTTAGGAGATGAACTTCTTAAGAAGTGTGGGGGATTACCTTTGGCTGTTATTGTGCTTGGTGGACTTTTGGCAGTCAACAAGTGGGAGATGGTTTACAAAAACATCAATTTGCATTTTCGTGATGAGAGCGGTGTATTAAAAGTGTTGGCCTTAAGCTATGATGATCTACCATGGCATCTAAAGCCATGCTTCCTCTATTTGGGTGGCTTTCCGGAGGATTTAGAAATCCCTGTAAAGAGAGTCCTTCGAATGTGGATTGCTGAAGGCTTTGTGCTGGTCGATTCATCTGATGAAGAGGGAGAAACTACAATGGAAAATGTAGCAGAGCAATATTTAATGGAGTTGGTTAAGAGGGGACTAGTCCAAGTACGACTCAACTTGATTGGAAATATCAAAACCTGTCGCCTCCATGACCTGATGCGAGAATTATGTGTCTTCAAGGCTAGGCATGAGAAGTTTCTAAGCTTTCATAACATTCAATGGGACAATGAAAGGGAGGGTAGTTCTTCTTCAAAGGCAGCAGAAGTTGAGGCAACTTGCAAGACATGGAGGCTTTCTCTTTATATGCGTGAGATTGGTGAAGGACAGGTGACTTCAAGGGTGGAACAAATAAAGGCTATGCCCCACCTTCGAACTCTTATGTTCTTCTCGTTTGGAAAATCTACCCAATGGATGTTGGAGCAATTTCAACCTATTTTTGTCAACTATAAGTTTCTTAGAGTTTTGAAACTGGAACATATTTTTGTGGTGGGAGGAAATTTACCTGAATCAGTGGGAGACCTAGTCCATCTAAGATTCCTAAGTTTAGCAAAAAGTAAATTCGAGGGCTTACCGCAATCTATGGGGAACCTTGTATGTATGGAATTCTTGGACTTGTTTATGGATGGATATGCTAGGGTTTTCATGCCAAATGTGTTGTGGAAGATGAGAAGGTTGAGGTATCTCCGTCTTCCTTACTACTTTGATGTCAAGGAGAAATTCCATGGGGCCCGGAAGAAGTTGCGGTTGGGCACTTTAAAGAATCTACGGACATTGAGAAACTTCAGTCCGAAGAAATGTGATGTAAATGATGTAGGCAAGCTTagcaatttgcaaaaattgaatgTCTTTGTTTGGGATGATCCTATCAAGCTAGAGATATTTCCGCAAATTgctgaattcaatttcaaatatctTCGATCCTCgtctttttatttcaaaaatcatcattCTTTATGGATTGAAGGTGAATTGAATAAAATGTCAAACTATCCCTATTCTTGTAAGCTATCCATTTTTGGAAATATAGAGAAGTTACCGGAACATAAAAATCTACCCCAGCAATTGAGGAAGCTGGTCTTACTATTTTCTCGACTCGAAGAAGATCCGATGCCAATATTGGAGAAATTGCCTCACTTGGTTGTTCTCGTGCTGGGAATTTTCTCTTTCGTGGGAAAGGAAATGGTTTGCTCTGCAGGAGGCTTTCCTCAACTCaagcatttattttcttatggaTTACCTTATCTGGAGGAGTGGAGGTTCGCTAAAGGAGCCATGCCTCATCTTTCTCGATTAGGGATCTCCCATTGTGACAAATTGAGGGTGGTACCTTCACATGTCTCTACATATGACTGTTGGAACGAAATATCCAAGGAGATGAGGAAGTGCGGCGAAATTTGA
- the LOC120296210 gene encoding uncharacterized protein LOC120296210 produces the protein MENLYRRKIVPNPLCPLCKQEAETVEHTLLLCSWTTRIWKAAPLHIKVSRIGLTRFDEWLYMVKKNQTSAKKFDLITVTLWSIWKDRNQFIYGHRPLHPQQTILKAEALHESFSTWNNKKKGDQHSDTIPQRWKPPSPESLKINIDASFLPSSDDEPESRGYRGGSENRGAIACLCRDSSGRVVDGFAKLVAASTTEHAEAIALLETLIFLSNRTHLSLEVVSDCLPLVHSCNTLEDFSWEAKSTVSRARTKMKLFRAISLAHCKRESNQPADWLAKACRNNTLPQNWLQNTPPALFDLLCADGFNVFSPYMT, from the coding sequence ATGGAGAATTTATACAGGCGGAAAATAGTACCTAATCCGCTGTGCCCTCTTTGCAAACAGGAAGCCGAAACAGTCGAGCACACCCTGCTGCTATGCTCCTGGACGACAAGGATATGGAAAGCCGCCCCTCTGCACATCAAAGTGTCCCGAATAGGGTTAACCAGGTTCGACGAATGGCTgtacatggtaaaaaaaaaccaaactagTGCAAAAAAGTTCGACCTTATCACGGTTACCCTCTGGAGCATTTGGAAAGACCGCAATCAGTTCATATATGGCCATCGCCCTCTGCACCCACAGCAAACGATTCTTAAAGCCGAGGCTCTACACGAGAGCTTCTCCACTTggaacaacaaaaagaaaggagacCAACACAGCGATACCATACCTCAAAGATGGAAGCCCCCATCCCCTGAATCGCTGAAAATTAACATCGACGCCTCATTTCTCCCAAGCAGCGATGACGAACCAGAATCAAGAGGATACAGGGGAGGAAGCGAGAACAGAGGAGCCATAGCCTGCTTGTGTCGCGACTCCAGCGGACGGGTTGTTGATGGATTTGCGAAACTAGTGGCTGCGTCCACGACAGAACATGCGGAGGCCATCGCCCTtctcgaaaccctaattttcctCTCTAACCGAACTCACCTTTCTTTGGAAGTGGTATCCGACTGTCTCCCACTCGTGCACAGTTGCAACACTCTCGAAGACTTCAGTTGGGAAGCAAAGTCTACGGTGAGCCGGGCCAGAACAAAAATGAAGCTGTTTCGGGCCATTTCCCTGGCCCATTGCAAAAGGGAATCAAACCAGCCAGCGGATTGGCTGGCGAAAGCTTGCAGGAACAATACTCTTCCACAAAATTGGCTTCAGAATACCCCACCTGCCCTGTTTGATTTACTATGTGCTGATGGTTTTAATGTATTTTCTCCATATATGACTTAG
- the LOC104454110 gene encoding neutral/alkaline invertase 3, chloroplastic — translation MATAEGVLQVFSGVAPRNLCSDPSSNALGLAYSFNSRLVSTKRSASKKIKIPVYASIQSSTSETRGVQGFGGSSYNNRRIDRLKFSSCRCQRAEGVGGTTTGNWFVDSADDLNPLNTMVNGPHVLNFDDVKQLKEEKTDSMSNGAPIASSTIHRANVDPIEEEAWDLLRDSVVYYCGSPIGTIAANDPTSSNVLNYDQVFIRDFIPSGIAFLLKGEYDIVRNFILHTLQLQSWEKTMDCHSPGQGLMPASFKVRTVPLDGDDSATEEVLDPDFGEAAIGRVAPVDSGLWWIILLRAYGKISGDLSVQERIDVQTGIKMILKLCLADGFDMFPTLLVTDGSCMIDRRMGIHGHPLEIQALFYSALMSAREMLAPEDGSADLIRALNNRLVALSFHIREYYWIDLRKLNEIYRYKTEEYSYDAVNKFNIYPDQIPPWLVEWIPNRGGYLIGNLQPAHMDFRFFSLGNFWSIVSGLATVDQSHAILDLIEAKWADLVSDMPLKICYPALEGQEWQIITGSDPKNTPWSYHNAGSWPTLLWQLTVACIKMNRADIAAKAVEIVERRISRDRWPEYYDTKRSRFIGKQARLFQTWSIAGYLVAKLLLADPGAAKILITDEDPALVNAFSCMIGANPRRKRGRKNLKQSYIV, via the exons ATGGCCACTGCTGAAGGAGTTCTCCAAGTTTTCTCTGGAGTTGCTCCACGCAATCTTTGTTCTGACCCAAGTTCTAATGCATTGGGCTTGGCATATTCGTTTAACTCTCGTCTGGTCAGTACCAAAAGAAGTGCAtcgaagaaaataaaaatccctGTCTATGCAAGCATACAATCGAGTACTTCTGAAACCCGTGGGGTGCAAGGATTTGGAGGGAGTTCATATAACAATAGGAGAATCGATCGGTTGAAGTTTTCAAGTTGCAGATGCCAACGGGCTGAGGGTGTTGGTGGGACAACCACTGGAAATTGGTTTGTTGATAGTGCCGATGATTTAAACCCCTTAAATACTATGGTAAATGGGCCACATGTTCTGAATTTTGACGATGTCAAGCAATTGAAAGAGGAGAAAACGGATTCAATGTCAAATGGTGCACCCATAGCCAGCAGTACCATCCACAGGGCTAATGTTGACCCCATTGAGGAAGAAGCATGGGATCTATTGCGTGATTCAGTTGTTTATTACTGTGGAAGTCCTATTGGAACTATTGCTGCAAATGATCCAACCAGTTCTAATGTTTTGAACTACGATCAGGTCTTTATTCGTGATTTCATTCCTTCTGGTATAGCTTTTCTCTTGAAGGGAGAGTATGATATTGTACGGAACTTCATCCTTCACACTCTTCAGTTGCAG AGCTGGGAGAAGACAATGGACTGCCATAGTCCTGGTCAAGGTCTAATGCCTGCTAGTTTTAAGGTTCGCACAGTTCCTTTGGATGGGGATGATTCTGCCACAGAAGAGGTATTAGATCCTGACTTTGGGGAGGCAGCTATAGGTCGCGTTGCACCAGTCGATTCTG GTTTATGGTGGATTATTCTTTTACGTGCGTATGGCAAGATATCTGGGGATCTCTCTGTTCAAGAGAGGATTGATGTTCAAACAGGAATAAAGATGATTTTAAAGCTGTGCCTGGCCGACGGCTTTGATATGTTCCCTACATTGTTGGTGACTGATGGTTCTTGTATGATTGATCGGCGGATGGGAATCCATGGCCACCCTCTCGAAATACAG GCGCTCTTTTATTCTGCCTTAATGTCCGCGCGTGAGATGCTTGCTCCGGAGGATGGATCTGCTGATCTAATTCGGGCTCTGAACAATCGTCTAGTAGCTCTCTCCTTCCATATCAGGGAGTATTATTGGATcgatttaagaaaattaaatgaaatttaccGGTACAAGACTGAAGAGTACTCATACGATGCAGTCAACAAGTTCAACATTTATCCTGATCAAATTCCTCCATGGTTGGTTGAATGGATTCCAAATAGAGGGGGCTACTTAATCGGGAACTTGCAACCTGCCCACATGGATTTCCGATTCTTTTCTCTTGGGAACTTCTGGTCCATTGTTAGTGGGCTTGCAACCGTGGATCAGTCCCATGCCATTTTGGATCTCATCGAAGCAAAGTGGGCAGATTTAGTCTCTGACATGCCATTGAAGATTTGTTATCCTGCTCTTGAAGGACAAGAATGGCAGATCATCACTGGAAGTGATCCTAAAAACAC GCCATGGTCCTATCACAATGCAGGTTCCTGGCCAACTCTGCTTTGGCAG CTCACAGTGGCTTGCATAAAGATGAATAGAGCTGACATTGCTGCAAAGGCCGTTGAGATCGTAGAAAGACGCATATCGAGAGACAGGTGGCCCGAATACTATGACACGAAAAGATCAAGATTCATCGGCAAACAGGCCCGCCTATTCCAGACCTGGTCAATTGCGGGCTATCTTGTGGCAAAGCTTTTGCTTGCTGATCCGGGTGCTGCCAAGATTCTCATAACTGATGAGGACCCCGCGCTAGTTAATGCATTCTCTTGCATGATTGGTGCAAACCCAAGGAGGAAGCGCGGTCGGAAGAACTTGAAGCAGAGCTATATAGTCTGA